A single window of Drosophila suzukii chromosome 3, CBGP_Dsuzu_IsoJpt1.0, whole genome shotgun sequence DNA harbors:
- the LOC139353216 gene encoding uncharacterized protein codes for MAPRPRSAQTLDDRRSRGTRSYRCRVCWGIHPLRKCNRFLRLSTEKRLRAVLINKYCANCLAHQHSEGVCRSGDTCKKCEQDHHTLLHLRESSGSRCRSISPFRPSMTSPRPSASGLRSPSPTPSSRNYSRCSDQFDQPTAAPSVASLLEHRSVQIIPTAIVVLDTGTSKYEAGTLIDPCTPVSTIDRSLAAAFGLSTTSVGDETVCSATIRSRTGTFRIDVVLNVRPNFRTCTPIRSLISLSNC; via the coding sequence ATGGCTCCACGTCCTCGCAGCGCCCAAACTTTGGACGACAGACGTTCACGAGGTACTCGATCCTACCGCTGCCGAGTCTGTTGGggaatccatcctctacggaagtgcaaCCGTTTCCTGAGGCTCAGCACTGAGAAGCGGCTCCGCGCCGTtctcataaataaatattgtgcAAATTGCCTGGCCCACCAGCATTCCGAAGGAGTATGTCGCAGCGGAGACACGTGCAAAAAGTGTGAGCAGGACCACCACACGCTGCTCCATTTGCGCGAATCTTCCGGTTCGCGCTGCCGATCAATTTCTCCGTTCCGACCCTCTATGACGTCACCACGACCTTCAGCTTCCGGTTTACGCTCGCCAAGTCCAACGCCAAGCTCGCGGAACTATTCCCGGTGTTCCGACCAGTTCGACCAGCCAACTGCAGCTCCATCTGTGGCGTCTCTGTTGGAGCATCGAAGTGTGCAAATCATCCCGACGGCCATCGTGGTTCTCGACACGGGAACCAGTAAGTACGAGGCGGGGACCCTGATTGACCCGTGCACACCAGTTAGCACCATCGACCGGTCGCTGGCCGCGGCGTTCGGCCTTTCCACTACGAGCGTCGGAGACGAGACGGTCTGTTCGGCGACGATAAGGTCACGGACGGGCACCTTCAGAATCGACGTGGTGCTGAACGTTAGACCCAACTTCCGCACTTGCACTCCAATCCGGTCTCTCATTTCGCTCTCGAACTGTTAG